One Xyrauchen texanus isolate HMW12.3.18 chromosome 44, RBS_HiC_50CHRs, whole genome shotgun sequence DNA segment encodes these proteins:
- the LOC127636406 gene encoding LOW QUALITY PROTEIN: transforming growth factor beta activator LRRC32-like (The sequence of the model RefSeq protein was modified relative to this genomic sequence to represent the inferred CDS: inserted 1 base in 1 codon) produces the protein MGPRLWILMLIVTHITAFRRPRDLPTCHVFHEEADCSNLDLRSIPTQLPATIQTLDLSHNRLQNLTDDVLLAYSSVRHLNLHSNKIQFIQPGLFQALTRLQVLDLSRNFLDLHAALKAPVGPLTSVQRLDLSGNGLFTDMSGYFLSNAPALTNLSLDGNSITKICRDTFNGTPALRNIDLHNNVIIDIEEGAFESLSHLSELDLSVNSISCIMDFNLFQLKMLNLSQNSMTNFQTIDSELEFELLYLDLRENKIIYXPVLPRRNKLIYLDLSRNLLRSVNCSGPLEELENLRDSGYLLNDLDKHISCISKRHQDLPRLLYLDLSYNQLKSVPSSFFSSMESLETLNISNNCLESFSVDTESPLSALKTLDISFNNLHNLSFGERTLAALEVLRLQGNALSTLDGSIFSRLPSIRSLHLQQNQLSICPSQLGPAKACVSLSRISTLSYLYLSDNTLFSVPQSAFQGSPLLILDLSLNPGVEVSPLFLSGLETTLSHLSLRGNQLQTLPVDFTHFRNLKWLDLSVNRLSGLSLWSGDSSVESLNLQNNSLVTLAPDMLQKALRTLYVGSNPLSCCRNQHLLTLLQQDRLMVPDIATTTCWYTNASENMEISVSAVQPELCKSADAKVLLICVIVVLVLGLMLVLTVVMKLLCHSRRQQFNRGIKA, from the exons ATGGGGCCTCGTCTGTGGATCCTGATGCTCATAGTGACTCACATCACAGCGTTCAGACGTCCACGAGATCTTCCAACCTGTCATGTG TTCCATGAAGAGGCCGACTGCAGCAATCTGGACCTCAGAAGCATCCCAACGCAACTGCCGGCCACCATCCAAACGCTCGATCTGTCTCATAACCGTCTGCAGAACCTCACGGACGACGTTCTCCTGGCCTACTCCAGCGTTCGGCATCTCAACCTTCACTCCAACAAGATCCAGTTCATCCAGCCGGGCCTCTTCCAGGCCTTGACCCGTCTGCAGGTGCTAGATCTCTCCAGGAACTTCCTCGACCTTCACGCTGCTCTGAAAGCCCCCGTTGGGCCGCTCACTTCAGTACAGCGCCTCGATCTCTCAGGAAATGGGCTGTTTACTGATATGAGCGGCTACTTCCTGAGCAATGCCCCGGCCCTCACCAACCTCTCATTAGATGGGAACAGCATTACCAAAATCTGCAGAGACACATTTAATGGAACTCCAGCTCTGAGAAACATCGATTTACATAATAACGTTATCATAGACATCGAAGAAGGTGCCTTCGAGTCTTTGAGCCATCTCTCTGAACTTGATTTGTCCGTGAACTCCATTTCTTGCATCATGGATTTCAACCTCTTCCAGCTCAAAATGTTGAACCTGAGCCAAAACAGCATGACCAACTTCCAGACCATCGACTCGGAGCTGGAGTTTGAGCTGCTGTACTTGGACTTGAGGGAAAATAAGATTATCT TTCCGGTTCTGCCCCGGAGGAACAAGCTCATATATCTGGACCTGTCCAGAAACCTCTTGAGAAGCGTGAACTGCTCGGGTCCGTTAGAAGAGCTGGAGAATCTGAGGGACAGCGGGTATCTGTTGAACGATCTCGACAAACACATTTCTTGCATCAGTAAGAGGCATCAAGATCTACCGAGGTTACTGTACTTGGACTTGAGTTACAACCAGCTCAAATCAGTTCCCTCCTCGTTCTTCAGCAGTATGGAGTCTTTGGAGACCCTCAACATAAGCAATAACTGTTTGGAGAGCTTCAGTGTGGACACGGAAAGTCCTCTGAGCGCTCTTAAAACCCTGGACATCAGCTTCAACAACCTGCACAACCTGTCGTTCGGGGAGAGGACACTGGCTGCACTGGAGGTGCTGCGCCTGCAGGGGAATGCTCTTAGCACGTTAGACGGCAGTATCTTCTCAAGGCTGCCCAGCATCCGCAGTCTCCATCTTCAGCAGAACCAACTGAGCATCTGTCCTTCTCAATTGGGTCCAGCGAAAGCCTGCGTCTCCCTGTCTCGCATCTCCACCTTGAGTTACCTGTACCTCTCCGACAACACCCTCTTTTCCGTTCCACAAAGTGCGTTCCAGGGCAGTCCGCTGCTCATCCTGGACCTGTCTCTGAACCCTGGCGTAGAGGTCAGTCCTCTGTTTCTCTCAGGTTTGGAGACCACCCTGTCCCATCTGTCTCTGAGGGGAAACCAGCTCCAAACGCTACCAGTCGACTTCACCCACTTCCGAAACCTAAAGTGGTTAGATCTGTCAGTGAACCGGCTCTCAGGGTTGTCTCTGTGGAGCGGAGACTCTTCCGTTGAGTCGCTGAACTTGCAGAATAACAGTCTGGTGACGCTCGCGCCCGACATGCTGCAGAAAGCGCTCAGGACTTTGTATGTGGGATCGAACCCGCTGAGCTGCTGTAGAAACCAGCACCTGCTCACCCTCCTACAGCAGGACAGACTGATGGTGCCCGACATCGCCACCACGACCTGCTGGTACACCAATGCCTCGGAAAACATGGAGATCAGCGTGAGCGCCGTGCAGCCGGAGCTCTGCAAATCTGCGGATGCTAAAGTGTTACTGATATGCGTGATTGTTGTGTTAGTGTTAGGACTGATGCTGGTGTTGACTGTCGTCATGAAGCTCCTGTGTCACTCCAGAAGACAACAATTCAACAGAGGCATCAAAGCTTAA